A section of the Veillonella criceti genome encodes:
- the secG gene encoding preprotein translocase subunit SecG codes for MRNFLMFAEVVVAILLILVVVLQSSKSAGMGGAVSGAADSVFGGKARGIDGLLSKCTIVLGILFAILSLFLGIYLNQY; via the coding sequence GTGAGAAATTTTTTGATGTTTGCAGAAGTGGTAGTAGCTATTTTATTGATTTTAGTGGTAGTGTTACAATCGAGTAAAAGTGCTGGTATGGGTGGTGCCGTTAGTGGTGCTGCTGACTCTGTATTTGGTGGTAAAGCTCGAGGTATAGACGGGTTGTTATCGAAATGCACTATCGTGTTGGGTATTCTTTTTGCCATCTTGAGCTTATTCTTAGGAATCTACTTAAATCAATATTAA